A window from Tindallia magadiensis encodes these proteins:
- a CDS encoding Rpn family recombination-promoting nuclease/putative transposase — MASHQKVQVTVLSIQNAHDKFFKETFSDLEVARDFIQHYLPESVSEIIDVETLEAQKDSFINQELQETFTDMLYRVKINGKTGYLYFLFEHKSYPSHKIAFQLLKYMSEIWDKYSTHEKKEALPIIIPLVIYHGQGNWHTSTRLSQMISGYEQLPETMKEYIPDYQYLLYDLSQYEDKAIKGGARLKILMTIFRDIFTKDPNRLRESVLKAAAYLRELENKETGIEYLETYMRYVFSAAHQMTKADLKKILNEMTKKYPEGREVAMTLADILRKEGLEEGMKKGHMEGRMEGRMEGRMEGETQALVKTALRLLTKKFGPLSESVRKKIQELDAATLEVIIDQVLDCQSLDDVKKYLM; from the coding sequence ATGGCATCACATCAGAAAGTGCAGGTGACAGTGTTGAGCATCCAAAATGCACATGATAAATTTTTTAAGGAAACTTTCTCGGACTTGGAAGTAGCTCGGGATTTTATCCAACACTACTTACCGGAAAGCGTTTCAGAAATCATAGATGTGGAAACCCTAGAAGCACAAAAGGACAGCTTCATTAACCAGGAACTGCAGGAAACTTTTACCGATATGTTGTATCGGGTTAAAATCAACGGAAAAACCGGATACCTTTATTTCTTATTTGAACATAAGAGCTATCCCAGCCATAAAATTGCCTTTCAGCTGTTAAAATACATGAGTGAAATCTGGGATAAATATAGCACTCATGAGAAAAAGGAAGCACTACCCATCATCATCCCACTGGTAATCTACCATGGCCAGGGAAATTGGCATACCAGCACCCGGTTAAGCCAAATGATATCCGGGTATGAACAACTACCAGAAACCATGAAAGAGTATATACCAGACTATCAGTACCTGTTATACGATCTGTCCCAATATGAAGACAAAGCTATTAAAGGCGGTGCGCGGCTCAAAATCCTGATGACCATTTTTCGGGATATCTTTACTAAAGATCCAAACCGGCTTCGAGAGTCCGTTCTAAAAGCCGCCGCCTATCTAAGAGAATTGGAAAATAAAGAAACAGGGATAGAATACCTGGAAACCTATATGCGGTATGTATTTAGTGCCGCCCATCAGATGACAAAAGCCGATCTGAAAAAGATATTGAATGAAATGACCAAGAAATACCCTGAAGGGAGAGAAGTAGCCATGACACTGGCAGATATCCTTCGAAAAGAAGGCTTAGAAGAAGGCATGAAAAAAGGGCACATGGAAGGTCGCATGGAAGGTCGCATGGAAGGTCGCATGGAAGGAGAAACGCAAGCATTAGTAAAAACAGCACTTCGTCTGTTAACGAAGAAATTTGGACCTTTATCAGAATCGGTTCGAAAAAAAATACAGGAATTGGATGCAGCAACACTAGAAGTGATTATTGACCAAGTGCTGGACTGTCAAAGTTTGGATGATGTGAAAAAATATTTGATGTAG
- a CDS encoding metal-dependent hydrolase family protein, which yields MKRIIFRGATLIDGNAGEPLENAVMLIEGERIKQIAREGEIQIENDMEVVDLTGKTLIPGMINSHVHILMEPVGDPFSLMTTESAAKTTLRGAANLKKHLKSGVTYFRDLGGYGHIDIELKKAVDEGFIEGPEFLAAGKVIAMTGGHGWQMGRECDGLEEVRKATREQLKAGVNVIKIMATGGVMTAGVEPGSPQLTLEEMAVAVEEANKAGRRTATHAQGTTGIKNAILAGVNSVEHGIFLDDETIDLMVKKDVYLVPTLAAPHCIIEAGVEKGVPLQAVEKSKRIMSTHFESFRKAKEAGVKIAMGTDAGTPFNLHDNTTLELKLMIDGGMTGMEAIQSSTKTAAALLGIEENYGILEAGKVADFIILEGNPLESIETLDKIEKVYKKGKMVE from the coding sequence ATGAAAAGAATCATATTTAGAGGCGCTACCTTAATAGATGGAAATGCAGGAGAACCCTTAGAAAATGCGGTTATGCTGATCGAGGGAGAACGGATTAAGCAAATTGCCAGAGAAGGCGAAATCCAGATAGAGAATGATATGGAGGTAGTGGATCTAACCGGAAAAACCCTTATTCCAGGGATGATTAACAGTCATGTGCATATTCTTATGGAACCGGTAGGAGATCCTTTTTCCTTAATGACGACAGAGTCGGCAGCCAAAACCACTCTGAGAGGAGCAGCGAACCTAAAAAAACATCTTAAGTCCGGGGTTACCTATTTTAGGGATTTAGGTGGATATGGGCATATCGACATAGAACTAAAAAAAGCGGTCGATGAAGGTTTTATTGAAGGGCCAGAATTTTTAGCGGCTGGCAAAGTGATTGCCATGACTGGTGGTCATGGTTGGCAAATGGGTCGTGAATGCGATGGATTGGAAGAAGTAAGAAAAGCTACCAGAGAGCAGCTGAAAGCAGGAGTGAATGTGATTAAAATTATGGCAACTGGAGGGGTTATGACGGCTGGAGTGGAGCCGGGTTCACCACAGTTAACGCTGGAAGAAATGGCTGTAGCCGTGGAAGAAGCTAACAAAGCCGGCAGAAGAACGGCTACTCATGCTCAGGGCACTACGGGAATAAAAAACGCTATTTTAGCAGGAGTCAATTCAGTAGAACATGGTATTTTTCTGGACGATGAAACCATTGATTTGATGGTGAAAAAAGATGTTTACTTGGTTCCCACCTTAGCGGCGCCTCACTGCATTATAGAAGCTGGCGTAGAAAAAGGCGTGCCACTGCAGGCGGTGGAAAAATCCAAAAGAATCATGAGTACTCACTTTGAAAGTTTCCGTAAAGCAAAGGAAGCGGGCGTAAAAATTGCGATGGGTACAGATGCAGGAACACCCTTTAACCTGCATGATAATACGACCCTGGAACTGAAGCTGATGATAGATGGTGGAATGACAGGGATGGAAGCCATCCAATCCTCTACGAAAACAGCTGCAGCGCTTTTAGGAATTGAAGAAAACTATGGCATCTTGGAAGCTGGAAAAGTGGCAGACTTTATTATATTGGAAGGAAATCCTTTGGAAAGCATCGAAACATTGGATAAGATTGAGAAGGTTTACAAGAAAGGAAAAATGGTGGAGTAG
- a CDS encoding putative hydro-lyase, with translation MKNKSVPEIWDAIKRGDWRKPTSGIAPGFAQTNVVILPKEDAFDFLLFCIRNEQPCPIIDVTDPGQTAPPQAGPQADIRYHVPKYRIYRYGELEKEVESIEDIYKDDMVTFLIGCSFTFEEALMQVGIPVRHIEEGRNVPMYITNIETSPAGIFSGPMVVSMRPMTPKQAEEAARITAGFRKAHGAPVHIGDPTKIGIEDIQKVDFGDAPVIKEGEIPVFWACGVTPQMALKKAKPELVITHSPGHMFITSITEEEIRNAHLD, from the coding sequence ATGAAAAACAAATCTGTACCAGAAATATGGGATGCTATCAAAAGGGGTGATTGGCGAAAGCCTACATCAGGTATTGCGCCTGGATTCGCTCAGACCAATGTTGTGATATTGCCTAAGGAAGATGCTTTTGATTTTCTTCTTTTTTGTATTCGGAACGAACAACCTTGTCCTATCATTGATGTAACAGATCCTGGTCAGACGGCGCCACCTCAGGCAGGTCCTCAGGCGGATATTCGATATCATGTACCGAAGTACCGGATATATCGCTATGGAGAATTGGAAAAAGAAGTGGAAAGCATAGAAGATATTTATAAGGATGATATGGTTACTTTTTTGATTGGGTGTTCTTTTACCTTTGAAGAGGCATTGATGCAGGTGGGAATACCGGTGCGTCATATTGAAGAAGGCAGAAATGTACCCATGTATATCACCAATATCGAAACCAGTCCGGCAGGTATTTTTTCAGGACCTATGGTGGTGAGCATGCGTCCTATGACCCCAAAGCAGGCGGAAGAAGCTGCTCGAATAACCGCCGGCTTTCGTAAAGCTCATGGCGCCCCTGTTCATATTGGAGATCCGACAAAAATAGGTATTGAAGACATTCAAAAAGTAGATTTTGGAGATGCTCCGGTCATCAAAGAAGGAGAAATTCCTGTGTTCTGGGCTTGTGGAGTAACGCCACAAATGGCACTGAAAAAAGCTAAGCCAGAGCTGGTGATTACGCATTCACCAGGGCATATGTTTATCACTAGTATTACGGAAGAGGAAATAAGGAACGCTCATCTTGACTAA
- a CDS encoding alanine/glycine:cation symporter family protein, which translates to MLLFQNFVARGAELAWGSFTILLLVGTGLYLSIGTRFVQFRKIGTAIKSLFEKNDDQEGDISSFQALMTSLAATIGTGNIVGVSSAIVFGGPGAVFWMWVSGAIGGATRFAEALLAVKYRVTNESGEKSGGPMYYIEHGMKEQYGKNMAWLGSAFAFFGFIASFGTGNMAQANSVAQSLQVTFGVNTIISGLVMVVLVGCVILGGVKSIGKVTEKVVPTMALMYITGSLFAIISNYQLIPYVFNVIFANAFTGTAVGGGVLGTVLRMGIARGVFSNEAGLGSAPIAHAASKNDNPVTEGITASLSTFIATLVVCSMTAFVILISPMVVMTEAGVMEIEESLRGAALTTVAFDSLLPGIGGYIVSLGLVFFAFSTIIGWYYYGVKCAEYIGGLKITKFYTWAWIGLVFVGAVIPLEIVWGLSDMFNGLMALPNLVGLIGLSPVVFAMLKEYDEQEALQAHRTPSAKPVHSNVLEGVRRQ; encoded by the coding sequence ATGCTATTATTTCAAAATTTTGTGGCTAGAGGAGCCGAATTGGCTTGGGGTTCGTTCACGATTCTTTTGCTGGTGGGAACAGGGCTTTATCTCAGCATTGGAACCCGCTTTGTGCAGTTTCGTAAAATTGGCACAGCCATAAAATCGCTTTTTGAAAAAAATGATGATCAGGAAGGGGATATCAGCTCATTTCAAGCACTGATGACGTCCTTAGCCGCCACCATTGGAACAGGAAATATTGTGGGTGTATCCTCGGCGATTGTTTTTGGAGGGCCAGGAGCTGTTTTTTGGATGTGGGTCAGCGGTGCTATCGGTGGTGCCACCCGCTTTGCAGAAGCTTTGTTGGCCGTAAAATACCGGGTGACCAATGAAAGCGGCGAAAAATCAGGAGGACCCATGTACTATATTGAGCATGGTATGAAAGAACAGTATGGAAAAAACATGGCGTGGCTGGGAAGTGCTTTTGCTTTCTTTGGTTTTATCGCATCCTTTGGTACCGGTAATATGGCTCAGGCCAATTCGGTGGCTCAGTCGCTACAAGTGACCTTTGGTGTTAACACCATCATTTCTGGATTAGTAATGGTAGTTCTGGTAGGGTGTGTGATCTTAGGCGGTGTTAAAAGCATCGGAAAAGTAACGGAAAAAGTGGTGCCGACCATGGCATTAATGTACATTACAGGATCTCTTTTTGCGATTATTTCAAACTACCAGTTGATTCCCTATGTATTTAATGTAATCTTTGCAAACGCTTTCACCGGTACCGCTGTAGGTGGAGGAGTATTGGGGACCGTGCTTCGGATGGGAATTGCCCGTGGTGTCTTCTCTAATGAAGCAGGTCTTGGAAGTGCGCCTATTGCCCATGCCGCTTCGAAAAATGACAATCCTGTAACGGAAGGAATTACGGCTTCTCTAAGCACCTTTATTGCTACCTTGGTAGTGTGTTCAATGACAGCCTTTGTAATCCTTATTTCACCGATGGTGGTTATGACGGAAGCCGGTGTGATGGAAATAGAGGAGAGCCTTCGTGGCGCTGCTTTAACAACCGTAGCCTTTGATTCGCTGCTACCTGGAATTGGCGGGTATATCGTTTCTTTAGGATTGGTATTCTTTGCTTTTTCAACGATTATTGGCTGGTATTATTATGGAGTAAAATGTGCCGAATACATTGGCGGCTTGAAAATCACAAAGTTTTATACCTGGGCATGGATCGGGCTGGTATTTGTCGGAGCCGTAATTCCTTTGGAGATTGTTTGGGGATTATCGGATATGTTTAACGGACTGATGGCACTGCCTAACCTGGTTGGATTGATAGGCCTGAGTCCTGTCGTATTTGCTATGTTAAAAGAATATGATGAACAGGAAGCACTTCAGGCTCATCGGACTCCTTCTGCGAAGCCAGTACACTCCAATGTGCTGGAAGGAGTGCGTCGCCAGTAA
- a CDS encoding sensor histidine kinase has product MKQVVKQMKQLGLVALLIGIASQFYINFYITNFHFSFAAILFPVIIYLYDEINPLYLGVASSLSFFLLRLVAGQQMVDLFPEMTFYLLYGGIFFLAKKAQKPQNLEELFLLVLFSDFFGNVWEVYLRIGSKFFTENLFVLRGLLLAALIRAGIAMIIIISHKHYRMFLIREEHEERYKKLLWFTARLKTEVYWMEKNMDHIEKVMSRTYQLFTNISEEKERENWENQALDICKNIHEIKKEYDVVVRGVESVLENQMVDPGIHFHELIQILKESMEVQIQEAKKNITLHFRYQEDFYTKQHYYLMSVLRNLITNAMEAIPKKGDILVTHYKTESDHCFMVQDNGAGIAEEDRPHIFDPGFSSKIDYQTGEVNRGLGLSLVNNIVVDCLKGRIKVKSKEKQGSCFEVFIPVGQLEGEENENISVG; this is encoded by the coding sequence GTGAAACAGGTAGTAAAACAGATGAAACAACTAGGATTGGTGGCGCTGCTTATTGGCATCGCTTCTCAGTTTTATATTAATTTTTATATTACAAACTTTCATTTTTCCTTCGCTGCCATTTTATTTCCTGTCATTATCTACTTATATGATGAGATAAACCCCCTGTACCTTGGTGTGGCATCAAGCCTTTCCTTTTTCCTCCTTCGGTTGGTGGCTGGTCAGCAGATGGTGGATCTTTTTCCAGAAATGACATTTTACCTGCTTTACGGGGGCATCTTTTTTCTGGCGAAAAAAGCTCAAAAGCCTCAAAATCTGGAAGAACTCTTTTTACTAGTGCTATTTTCTGATTTTTTTGGCAATGTATGGGAGGTATACCTGCGGATTGGAAGTAAATTTTTTACAGAGAATTTATTTGTGCTGCGGGGGTTATTGCTGGCGGCGTTGATCCGGGCCGGTATTGCAATGATCATTATTATTTCCCATAAACATTATCGCATGTTTCTTATTCGAGAAGAGCATGAAGAACGCTATAAAAAACTCCTATGGTTTACGGCTCGTCTTAAAACAGAAGTGTATTGGATGGAAAAAAACATGGACCATATTGAAAAGGTCATGAGCCGAACGTATCAGCTCTTTACCAATATTTCAGAAGAAAAAGAAAGAGAAAACTGGGAAAATCAGGCATTGGATATTTGCAAAAACATTCATGAAATCAAAAAAGAATATGATGTGGTGGTGCGTGGAGTGGAAAGTGTTTTGGAAAACCAGATGGTAGATCCGGGCATCCACTTTCATGAGTTGATTCAAATCCTAAAGGAGAGCATGGAGGTTCAGATACAAGAAGCAAAGAAAAACATTACGCTGCATTTCAGATATCAGGAGGATTTTTATACCAAACAGCATTATTACCTTATGTCGGTGCTTAGAAATTTGATTACCAATGCAATGGAAGCGATCCCTAAGAAGGGAGACATTCTAGTGACTCATTACAAAACAGAAAGCGACCACTGTTTTATGGTTCAGGACAACGGTGCTGGCATTGCGGAAGAAGACAGGCCTCATATTTTTGATCCGGGATTTTCCTCCAAAATTGATTATCAGACAGGAGAGGTTAATCGTGGACTAGGGCTTAGCTTGGTAAACAATATTGTAGTGGACTGCTTAAAAGGCAGGATTAAGGTAAAATCCAAAGAAAAACAAGGATCATGTTTTGAGGTTTTTATTCCCGTTGGTCAATTGGAGGGAGAAGAAAATGAGAATATTTCTGTTGGATGA
- a CDS encoding response regulator: MRIFLLDDDIHVLRIIKKIIQDCQLGSVVGTSTSAQEGLAAIHQMQPNLVLIDLLMPEKDGLSMVKELKTDYPDMEFIMISQVTAKEMVGKAYAYGVEYFIHKPVNALEVEKILLKVKERMEISRTFQQIQSIMEQKPAAGKVIEDKACMKPLEQVLIQLGIMGEKGSQDILRICQYCLENKIDLSDFTLRELCEEVSSKPKSMEQRMRRTVSLAMSNIAHLGMEDYMNETFVKYSSTLFYFEQMRKRMDYIRNKSNKDGIVNIKKFIASLIIYCENK; the protein is encoded by the coding sequence ATGAGAATATTTCTGTTGGATGATGATATTCATGTCCTGCGCATCATAAAGAAAATTATTCAGGATTGTCAGCTGGGAAGTGTCGTAGGTACATCTACTTCGGCACAGGAAGGATTGGCGGCGATTCATCAAATGCAGCCCAACTTAGTTCTTATTGATTTACTCATGCCAGAAAAAGATGGTTTATCCATGGTGAAGGAGCTGAAAACGGATTATCCTGACATGGAATTTATTATGATTTCGCAGGTAACAGCAAAGGAAATGGTAGGCAAAGCTTATGCTTATGGGGTCGAATATTTTATTCATAAGCCGGTGAATGCTCTGGAAGTAGAAAAGATTCTTCTTAAGGTAAAGGAGCGCATGGAAATCTCCAGAACCTTTCAGCAAATTCAGTCCATTATGGAACAAAAACCAGCAGCAGGGAAAGTGATCGAGGATAAGGCGTGTATGAAGCCTTTGGAGCAGGTGTTGATTCAATTGGGCATTATGGGTGAAAAAGGGAGTCAGGATATTCTTCGGATTTGTCAGTATTGCCTGGAAAATAAAATAGATTTATCAGATTTTACATTACGGGAATTATGCGAGGAAGTGTCTTCCAAACCAAAGTCGATGGAACAAAGAATGCGGCGCACCGTTTCTTTGGCTATGTCCAATATTGCTCATTTAGGAATGGAGGATTATATGAATGAAACCTTTGTAAAATATTCCAGTACCTTGTTTTATTTTGAGCAGATGAGAAAAAGAATGGATTATATTCGCAACAAGTCAAATAAAGATGGCATTGTGAATATTAAAAAATTCATTGCCAGCTTGATTATTTATTGTGAAAACAAGTAA
- a CDS encoding stalk domain-containing protein → MNKGKRILLLLLVMIMVVLSPSNAFAERSPERTIKIWINDFYVMSDVYPFLEDNRTYVPLRFIAEELGYQVVWDGANRQVIISQDNTTMNLIIDSNIVFVNGDTLMLDAPARIRHGRTFVPLRAIAELFGEAISFDPDTKIAAIGEGFDSSEYYPIKYYLESKDPFITNFRVNFDTYHVRYSDGRIVELNSDQDILKLIDVEAEQYQEPDFVSAVPEDKQLYDRLYIAPLEDDPFVGSWYGIISTVGTSDYYDVYAYVEKESDGRYLFTRRSIKDNGSELITHAYGRYDSEKGVMRTNRSHSTSYASGDFSRNWFTNPATFIVKDFDYLQDADDEKRYLRKY, encoded by the coding sequence ATGAATAAGGGAAAGAGAATATTATTGCTTTTGCTGGTGATGATCATGGTTGTCTTAAGTCCGAGTAACGCTTTTGCGGAGAGAAGTCCGGAGAGAACAATCAAAATTTGGATCAACGATTTTTATGTAATGAGTGATGTTTATCCATTTCTTGAGGATAACCGAACTTACGTACCTCTTCGCTTTATTGCCGAAGAATTAGGGTATCAAGTAGTTTGGGACGGCGCCAACCGTCAGGTCATTATTTCTCAGGATAATACTACCATGAATTTAATTATTGATTCCAATATTGTTTTTGTCAATGGTGATACCTTAATGCTGGATGCTCCTGCCAGAATCAGGCATGGAAGAACCTTTGTCCCTCTACGAGCTATTGCAGAACTTTTTGGAGAGGCTATTTCCTTTGATCCAGATACAAAAATAGCGGCTATTGGAGAAGGCTTTGATTCTAGCGAATATTACCCCATAAAATATTATCTAGAAAGTAAAGATCCTTTTATCACCAACTTCCGAGTTAACTTTGATACCTATCATGTCCGCTATTCCGATGGAAGAATTGTTGAACTTAATTCTGACCAGGATATTTTAAAGCTCATCGATGTAGAAGCAGAACAATATCAGGAGCCAGATTTTGTTTCCGCTGTTCCTGAAGATAAGCAACTCTATGACCGACTCTATATCGCACCCTTAGAAGATGATCCTTTTGTTGGTTCCTGGTATGGCATTATCTCAACCGTAGGCACTTCTGATTATTATGATGTCTATGCGTATGTTGAAAAAGAATCTGACGGCCGGTATTTGTTTACACGCCGCTCGATCAAAGACAATGGTTCCGAACTAATTACTCATGCTTATGGCCGTTATGACAGCGAAAAAGGTGTTATGCGAACGAATCGATCCCATTCCACCAGTTATGCTTCCGGCGACTTTAGTCGAAACTGGTTTACTAATCCCGCTACCTTTATCGTTAAGGATTTTGATTATCTCCAAGACGCTGATGATGAAAAACGATATCTAAGAAAATATTAG
- a CDS encoding ROK family transcriptional regulator: MKKRLSNNIEVKRRNRNQIFRYVNKHQRISKPEISHALHLSIPTVLHMINELLAMGLVKKDGELQSTGGRKAVAISPVHDKKSSIGIDITRNHIGLVHTDLSGQVLKYTRLYKPYRNDPAYYKELGSIAMDFKKKNTREEDSFLGYGISVPGIVEPDMERIKHSHALGITNVAFHVFTQYISGDAIFINDANAAAIAEIYNDDQPYDALYLSLSNSVGGAIIKNSDARSNEDNQIHDRLYLGDNWRGGEVGHTTLVPDGEKCYCGKNGCFDVYCSAEKLANLTEGKLGIFFEELEKGNKIFQKTWDEYLEHLAIQVNNLRMIFDCKIIIGGYVGSFIEPSIERLREKAAKRNTFEKDASYIVPCRYRYETSALGAALQHIEKYISSV; the protein is encoded by the coding sequence ATGAAAAAACGGCTTTCAAACAATATTGAAGTAAAACGCAGGAATCGAAATCAAATTTTTCGGTATGTAAATAAACATCAACGAATTTCAAAACCAGAGATTAGTCATGCATTACATCTTAGTATTCCAACTGTACTACATATGATCAACGAACTTTTAGCCATGGGGCTGGTAAAAAAAGATGGCGAGCTGCAATCAACTGGTGGACGAAAGGCGGTGGCCATTTCGCCTGTTCATGATAAAAAATCTTCCATTGGAATTGATATTACCCGAAATCATATAGGGTTGGTTCATACGGATTTGTCAGGGCAGGTCTTAAAATATACCCGTTTATATAAGCCCTATAGGAACGATCCAGCTTATTACAAAGAATTAGGCAGTATAGCGATGGATTTCAAGAAAAAAAATACAAGGGAAGAAGATTCCTTTTTAGGCTATGGAATTTCTGTGCCGGGAATTGTTGAACCGGATATGGAAAGAATAAAGCATTCTCATGCGCTGGGGATTACCAATGTAGCCTTTCACGTGTTCACTCAGTATATTTCTGGTGATGCGATTTTTATTAATGATGCCAACGCAGCAGCCATTGCAGAAATTTATAATGATGATCAGCCTTATGACGCGCTGTACTTATCACTTAGTAACAGCGTTGGTGGAGCCATCATTAAAAATAGTGATGCTCGGAGCAACGAAGACAATCAGATTCATGACCGATTATACTTGGGTGATAACTGGCGGGGAGGCGAAGTTGGCCATACCACCTTGGTGCCAGACGGCGAAAAATGCTACTGTGGAAAAAATGGATGCTTTGATGTCTATTGCTCTGCTGAAAAACTGGCAAATCTGACGGAGGGCAAGCTGGGTATTTTCTTTGAGGAATTAGAAAAAGGAAACAAAATCTTTCAAAAAACCTGGGATGAATATCTGGAACATTTAGCAATTCAAGTAAATAATTTGCGGATGATTTTTGATTGCAAGATCATTATAGGTGGGTATGTAGGAAGTTTTATAGAGCCTTCTATTGAAAGATTGCGGGAAAAAGCGGCCAAAAGAAATACCTTTGAAAAGGATGCTTCTTATATTGTGCCTTGTCGATATCGATATGAAACGTCAGCCCTGGGAGCGGCATTACAACATATTGAAAAATACATCAGCTCTGTGTAA
- a CDS encoding sugar ABC transporter substrate-binding protein, translating into MKRKIGILMLAAIMMMTVLAGCGNQNEAEVSEDSAGMVVGMAVQDLSNPIWSGAAQALQALVEANGGEMSYVACDSNVATQIEQVENFIARGVDALVIHAADPAGIETVLAEAREAGIKVYAWDDNLENADIAWLIDNYELGYMIGEHAAAWVNDHHGGEAEVAVLNYPQLPILLERGNGIVDAIEALAPGATIVAEQSAINVSEGQSVMESVFQAYPDVKVVAAIGGGGAVGANEAAKGAGKLADDFGIFAADATEPEIAAMQAGEGNRMSVLITGGAEEIAEEIYYWLEKLVAGEEVEREVYRELIPVTQDNLEEHGF; encoded by the coding sequence GTGAAAAGAAAAATAGGAATACTAATGTTAGCGGCAATCATGATGATGACGGTGCTTGCGGGATGTGGCAATCAAAATGAGGCGGAAGTTTCAGAGGATTCAGCAGGGATGGTAGTAGGAATGGCGGTGCAGGATTTAAGCAATCCGATTTGGTCTGGTGCGGCTCAAGCATTGCAAGCACTTGTGGAAGCAAATGGTGGAGAAATGAGTTATGTGGCCTGTGACAGTAATGTAGCCACGCAGATAGAGCAGGTAGAAAACTTTATTGCCAGAGGAGTAGACGCATTGGTAATACATGCGGCAGATCCAGCGGGAATAGAAACGGTGTTGGCGGAAGCAAGAGAAGCTGGGATTAAGGTATATGCATGGGACGATAATTTAGAAAATGCGGACATTGCATGGTTGATTGATAATTATGAATTAGGATATATGATTGGAGAACATGCGGCGGCTTGGGTAAACGATCATCATGGCGGAGAAGCAGAAGTAGCGGTGCTTAATTACCCACAATTGCCAATCCTTCTGGAAAGAGGAAATGGTATTGTGGATGCAATAGAAGCTTTGGCTCCCGGAGCCACTATTGTTGCAGAGCAAAGTGCCATTAACGTATCGGAAGGTCAGTCTGTGATGGAATCTGTATTTCAGGCATATCCTGATGTAAAAGTAGTGGCAGCGATTGGCGGTGGTGGTGCCGTAGGTGCTAATGAAGCTGCAAAAGGCGCTGGTAAACTAGCGGATGATTTCGGAATTTTTGCAGCGGATGCCACAGAACCAGAAATTGCAGCTATGCAGGCTGGTGAAGGTAATAGAATGTCCGTGCTGATTACTGGTGGAGCAGAAGAAATAGCCGAAGAAATCTATTACTGGTTGGAAAAGTTAGTTGCAGGTGAAGAAGTTGAAAGAGAGGTATACCGTGAACTAATTCCAGTTACCCAGGATAACTTGGAGGAACACGGATTCTAA